In the genome of Chloroflexota bacterium, one region contains:
- a CDS encoding LLM class flavin-dependent oxidoreductase: MGGAHMINRFGSLFAGHIDLDDMGFDATPANDRFYSNERLATVFDKTDAIAKTMDDKGYSTFWMAEHHFQREGYECIGNLLMEAVHLCHITDNIKIGCGFNIAPMWHPLRLAEDYATADILTKGRTIFGVGRGYHTREVEVYGNPMLDSDANRELFEEQVDVIMKAFHSDSFSHHGKNYTIPPRVPYRGYELEEITLVPRPLRQPVECWQPVVSASERGLRFMARHGIKGIIGGGAAPGGAAQAAVEAWQRIEAEHGRETEQGGNLIVSFSVYLAESTDNGIREARSFFEENMKMFAPLGFVRGLTDEQIAALGDPDKVYTANLPTLDQAVESGAWLIGTPEQVTEQLMGVQERWPGLEEINIGMPVGTPQSVIVEQLEQFAEEVMPAFKG, from the coding sequence ATGGGAGGCGCGCATATGATTAATAGGTTCGGCAGCCTGTTCGCAGGCCACATCGACTTGGACGACATGGGCTTTGACGCCACGCCCGCAAACGATCGCTTTTATTCCAACGAGCGGCTTGCGACCGTGTTCGACAAGACGGACGCCATCGCCAAGACTATGGACGACAAGGGCTACAGCACCTTTTGGATGGCGGAGCATCACTTCCAGCGCGAAGGCTACGAGTGCATCGGCAACCTGCTGATGGAAGCCGTCCACCTATGCCATATCACCGACAACATCAAGATTGGCTGTGGCTTCAACATCGCCCCTATGTGGCATCCGCTGCGTCTCGCAGAAGACTACGCGACCGCCGACATCCTAACGAAGGGGCGCACGATTTTCGGCGTGGGAAGGGGCTACCACACCCGTGAAGTCGAAGTGTATGGCAACCCGATGCTCGACTCGGACGCCAACCGCGAGCTGTTCGAAGAGCAAGTTGACGTCATCATGAAGGCGTTCCACAGCGATTCGTTCTCGCACCACGGGAAGAACTACACCATCCCGCCGCGCGTACCTTATCGCGGTTACGAGCTAGAAGAGATAACGCTAGTCCCGCGCCCACTGAGGCAGCCGGTCGAGTGCTGGCAGCCTGTGGTCAGTGCCAGCGAGCGCGGCTTGCGCTTCATGGCGAGGCACGGTATCAAAGGCATCATCGGCGGCGGAGCAGCGCCCGGCGGCGCAGCGCAAGCAGCCGTGGAAGCGTGGCAGCGCATCGAGGCAGAGCACGGCAGGGAGACCGAACAGGGCGGCAACCTCATCGTCAGCTTCTCTGTCTATCTCGCCGAGTCCACCGATAACGGCATTCGAGAGGCACGCTCGTTCTTCGAGGAAAACATGAAAATGTTCGCCCCGCTCGGCTTCGTGCGCGGTCTGACGGACGAGCAGATAGCGGCGCTAGGGGACCCAGACAAGGTGTACACCGCGAACCTGCCCACACTGGATCAGGCAGTCGAAAGCGGCGCGTGGCTCATCGGCACGCCGGAGCAGGTAACCGAGCAGCTGATGGGCGTGCAAGAGCGGTGGCCTGGCTTGGAGGAAATCAATATTGGCATGCCCGTGGGCACGCCGCAGTCGGTCATAGTCGAGCAGCTCGAGCAGTTCGCCGAAGAGGTAATGCCTGCCTTCAAGGGCTAG
- a CDS encoding type II toxin-antitoxin system HicB family antitoxin: protein MIARIPLLLEPQPEGGHTVTSPLLLELITEGDTLSKAMINAEDAFAVVLEIYEDEGLPLPPGIQADDVSRQPS from the coding sequence ATCATAGCTAGGATACCCCTATTATTGGAGCCTCAGCCGGAAGGAGGGCACACTGTTACCTCCCCATTGCTGCTAGAGTTGATAACCGAGGGCGACACCTTGTCCAAAGCGATGATAAACGCGGAGGATGCCTTCGCGGTAGTTTTGGAGATATACGAGGACGAGGGACTCCCCTTGCCGCCGGGCATCCAAGCGGACGACGTCTCACGTCAACCATCTTAG
- a CDS encoding dephospho-CoA kinase — protein sequence MLYYEQVTLPMRRFLPAYNNTLRNNCQRLDTMPLIIGVTGSIATGKSSACLLIAERGATHLDADRLVHRLYDPGKPAFDRIVAVFGDEIVGADGYIDRKILGSKVFGKPDEMAKLTTAIGDIAAAVKDVVDEWNDTLSDDDVAVLEAVNLIEAGYGRWCDVVWLFACDESIARTRLMQRNGFSVEEANQRLASQRDWRDREPASDRVFHNEGTLDEFEGAVKFAYADTVKLAKDGQLPETKYNGWWERRNEDAGK from the coding sequence ATGCTGTACTATGAACAGGTCACACTCCCCATGCGACGTTTTCTGCCTGCGTATAATAACACCTTACGAAATAACTGCCAGAGGTTGGACACCATGCCATTAATCATTGGAGTTACGGGATCGATTGCGACAGGCAAGAGCAGCGCGTGCCTGCTGATTGCGGAGCGGGGCGCTACGCACTTGGACGCGGACAGGCTGGTACACCGGCTATACGACCCGGGTAAGCCCGCGTTCGATCGCATCGTAGCGGTATTTGGCGATGAGATTGTCGGCGCGGACGGCTACATTGACCGTAAAATACTCGGCTCAAAGGTGTTCGGCAAGCCCGATGAGATGGCGAAGCTGACCACCGCTATCGGCGACATTGCGGCGGCGGTCAAGGATGTTGTGGATGAATGGAACGATACGCTGAGTGATGATGATGTGGCTGTGCTAGAGGCGGTGAATCTCATCGAAGCGGGTTATGGGCGCTGGTGTGACGTCGTGTGGCTGTTCGCCTGCGACGAAAGCATCGCGCGGACACGGCTGATGCAGCGCAACGGATTCTCGGTCGAAGAAGCGAACCAGCGGCTTGCAAGCCAGCGCGACTGGCGAGACCGCGAACCTGCGTCCGACCGCGTATTCCACAACGAGGGCACTCTCGACGAGTTTGAAGGCGCAGTGAAGTTCGCCTATGCTGATACTGTCAAGTTGGCAAAAGACGGACAGCTGCCGGAGACCAAGTACAATGGATGGTGGGAGCGGCGGAACGAGGATGCGGGCAAGTAG